The window ACGCCTCCCGGACCGCCGCGGCCGAATCGAGGCCGAGCTCGACCGCGCCGGCGTCGGTCCGGTGCGGGAGCGCCGGCGAGTCGACCTTACAGACGACCGGAAAACCGATATCGCGGGCGGCCGCGACGGCCTCGTCGGCGTCCGTCGCCACCCGGGTCTCGACGACGGGGACGTCGTAGGCGTCGAGGAGCGGCTCGGTCTCCCGCCACGTCAACACGCGTCCCCGGGGGAGCTCCGAGTCGGGCGCGTCGACGCCGCCCTGCGCTTCGAGGGCGCTCGCGAGGGCGGCCCTGGACGGCCGGTCGGCCAGCCGGTCGCGGTCGGCGGCGTACTCGGCGGTCGAGGCGACCGCGTCCAGACAGCGTCCCGGGTCCTCGTACACCGGCACGGACTCCCGCAGGCGGGCGTACGGCGGCGTCGCCGTCGGGTCGTCCGGCTCCTTCCGCCCGGTCCAGAGGACGTACACCGGGTCGTCGGCCTCGGCGGCGATCGCCTCGAGGTCCGCGGCGATCGTCTCCGCGCGCTCGTCGACGCCGGGCAGCCCGATCGCGAACACGTAGACGTCGAAGGCGTCGTCGGCCAGCACCGCGTCGGCGATCTCGGGGAGCACCTCCGCGCCGTACCCCCGGATGTCGGCGGGGTTGTTGAACCCGCCGTACGTCAGGAGCTCCTCGATCCCGAGCAGCGTCCGCTCGGTCTCGCCGTCGATGGCCGGCAGCGACAGGCCGCGCTCGGCGGCCATGTCCGCGAGCAGGCTCGCGAGGCCCCCGCTGGTCGAGGCGACGCACACCCGGTCGCCGTCGGGCGTCCCGTACGCGGCGTGCGCGCTCGCTCGCGAGAGCAGATCCGGAACGTCCGGGACCCGCTGGACCCCCGTTTGGTCGAAGGCCGCGTCCCACGCGTCGTCGCGCCCGGTGAGCGATCCCGTGTGCGACAGCGTGGCCGCCTCCGCGAGGTCCGACCGGCCGACCTTCACCGTCAGCACCGGCGTCCCGTTTCGGACCGCGCGCTCGGCGACGCGCATGAACCGCTCCGGCTCGTCGATCCCCTCGACGTAGGTGCACACCACGTCGACGGTCTCCCGCTCCGCGAGGTACGCCACGTAGTCCGTCAGCGTCAGGTCGGCCTCGTTGCCCGTCGAGACGATGTGGCTGAAGTGGAGGTCGCGGTCGGCCGCCCGCTCGAAGAAGGTCGTGAACGCCAGCGCGCCGGACTGGCTAACGAGCCCGATCCGGCCCGGTTCGGGCTCGCGCGAACACGTCGAGGTGAGCGTCGCGCCGCGCGAGTTCATCACGCCGATGCAGTTCGGCCCGACGACGCGGATCCCGGCGTCGGCGGCGGTCGCGGCCAGCCGCGCCTCGAGTTCCGCTCCCTCGTCGTCGGCCTCCGAGAACCCGGCGGAGAGCACGAGCGCGACCGGGACCCCCCGCTCGCCGGCCGCGGCGACGACGTCGACGACGTACTCCCGCGGGACGCTCACGACGGCCAGATCGACGGTTTCGGGCACGTCGGCGACGCGGTCGTAACACCGGCGGCCCCACACCTCCTCTCGGTTCGGGTTGACAGGGTACAGGTCGCCGTCGAACCCGTAGTCGAGGAGGTTGTTCACGAGGTTGCCCGAGTAAAACGAGTCGGGGCTGGCTCCCACGACCGCCACCGACTCCGGATCGAAGAGCGGATCCAGGTCCGGCACGGCGGGCGTCGCGTCGGCGCTCGACTTGACGACCGAGGCGTCGTCTCCTGACATGCACGTCGATCCCACGGGAATCCGCCTGAACCTGTTCCCGAACGCCCCCAATATTCATCATCCTTTATTATAGTCGGGAGTCACGTCGGAGGGAACGACATGGAGATACGCACCGTCGAGGCGATACCGCTCCGCCGGGAGCTCGACGAGCGGTTCGCGAACGCCCAGAAGTGGATCTCCTCGCGCGAGTACTGTCTGGTGCGGGTCGAGACCGCGGACGGGGCCGTCGGCTGGGGGGAGTGTTGGGGACCGATCGCCGGCACCCGCGAGGTGATCGACGAGCGGATCGCCGCGCTGCTTCGCGGGCGCGACGCCGCGGCCGTCGAGTCGATCCACGAGGACCTGGTCTTCGACCTCCGGTCGGCGTACCACTCGACGGTCCCGGCCGGCGCCGTCAGCGGCGTCGACCTCGCGCTGTGGGACCTCCGCGGGAAGGCGGCGGGCGCGTCCGTCGCGACGCTGCTCGGCGGCGCGCGCCGCGACGCGGTCCCCGCCTACGCCACCGGGCACTTCTGGCCCCCGGTCGACGAGTTCGACGAGCTCGAGGCGGCGGTCGTCGCGGAGGCCGAGTCGCACGTCGACGCCGGGTTCGACGCGCTCAAGCTGAAGATCGGCACGGAGCGCCACTTCGGCTGGGGGCCGGACGCCGACGTGGAGCTGGTCCGAGCCGTGCGGGAGGCCGTCGGAGACGACGTCGCGCTGATGGCGGACGCGAACCACGCGTACGACCTCCCCGCCGCCCGCCGGGTGGCCAACGGGCTCGCCGAGCTCGACGTGCGGTTCTTCGAGGAGCCGCTTCCGCCGGAGCGGATCGAGGCGTACGCGCGGCTGAACCGAGACGCCGAGGTTCCGATCGCCGGCGGGGAGTGCTGGGCGTTCGCGCCCGATTTCAGACGCGCGGTGAACGCCGGCGCGGCCGACGTCCTCCAGCCGGACGTGACCAGCGCGGGCGGGCTGACGTCGGCACGCCGGGCGGCGGAGATCGCCGACGCCGCCGGCCTCGCGACCTACCCGCACGTGTTCGGGAGCGCGGTCGCGCTCGCCGCGAGCCTCCAGCTGCTCGCGACGCTGCCGGGGTCGCCCCGACTGGAGTTCGACCGCACGCCGAACCCGATCCGCGAGGCGCTCGCCGTCGGCCCGATCCGGAACGAGGGCACCGAGGTCCCCGTACCGGACGGGCCGGGGCTCGGGGTCGAGATCGACCCCGAGACGCTGGCCGAGTTCCGGGTCGACTGAGGCGGCGGGGGTCGACTGAGGCGGCGGAGCTACTCAAACAGCCAGAGGACGACCGAGATGCCCGCCGCGACGGCCAGCGTCGCGGTGAGGAGCCAGAACGCCGGCTTGAACCCGGCCGTCTCCGAGAGGTAGCCGACGAGGGCCGGAGAGGAGGCGCCCGCGATCATCAGGAGCGTGCGCACCGCCCCGAGGCCGCCGCCGGCGACCGACGCGGGAAAGACCGACATCAGGTACGCGCTGCGGACCGGTCGGTAGCCGTGCGACCCGAGTCCGAGACAGACGATCGCCGCGCCCAACAGGACCGGGTCTCCGAGGTCGGTCAGGAGGATGACCGAGCCGAGGCCGGTCGCCGCGAGGCCGAGCGTGAACGCGATCATGGGCAGCTCTCCCGTCCGGTCGCTCAGCTCGCCGGTGAGCAGCTGGACCAGACTCACCGCGAACAGCGCGCTGAACAGCAGGTTCGCCGTGGTCGGCTCGAGTCCGGCCTCGCGCGTGAGGTACAGGGGGAGGAAGGCGAACGCGGCGTTGAACGCGAACGAGAACAGGACCGTCACCGCGACGAACGCCGAGAACCGCGGGTTCCGAAAGAGTGCCGCGTACTCGCGGACGGGGACGTCCCCGCCGCCGCTCGTCGCCCCGCCGCCGTCGGTCTCCGAGATCCGTGTGGGGACCCGGACGACGAACGCGGCGGTCACGAGTATCCACGCGACGCCGGACGCGAGGAACGTCGTCCGCCAGCCGGCACCGAACACGCCGGGAAGCCCCGCGAACGCGACCACCGCGGCGGGGGCCGCGACGCCGCCGAGGCTGCCGAACGTGTCGAACACGCCCAGCGTCCGTCCGGTCCGGTCGGGATACGCCCGCGAGAGCAGCCGCACGCCGACCGTCTTGAGCGTGCCCGTGCCGGCCCCGATAATCAGCATCCCGGCGACGAGCACGGCGAACGGCGCGTCCACGGCGAGCGCGAGCGCTCCGACGGCCGCGAGCGCCGACCCCGAGGCGAGGACGATCACGGAGCCGAACCGGTCCGCGAGCAGCCCGGACGGGAACTGGAGGACGGCGTAGACGAAGAGGAGCCCGCTGAACAGGGTCCCGAGCCCCGCCGCCGAGATCTCGTAGACGCCGGCGATCCGCTCGAAGAGCGGCGGGAACGCGAAGCGGACGAACTTCCCTAAGAACCACAGCGTCGACGTGAGGACGACCGCGTCGAACCGCCCGAGCCGACCGAGCGCCGATCGGTCCACGTCTCGTCACCACCTCCGCTCCCGCGGACCGGCGTCGGTCTCTTCCCCGGCGTCCAGCGGACCGAGGGATCGGCGACGGCCCTTCCGCCTCTCGATCGGACGGACGGAGGGCGGTCGCTCGACGGGCATCGTGGCGAGCGGTTCGACCCCAGCGTTCATAATGGTACTGAATGCTATGATCGTCCGTGATGGTTTCGCGCGAGCGCAGGGGATCGACTCTCGCGACGGGCGAGGTCGGTCGCCCGAGCCGTGACACCGCCAGACCGATCGGGGGAGCGTCCCCGTGACGCTCCTCGACGTCGACGATCTGACGGTGCGATACGAGGCGCAGGACGGGACGCTCCACAGCGTGACCGGCGTGTCGTTCACCATCGACGACGGAGTCAACTACGCGCTGTCCGGCGAGTCGGCGTCCGGGAAGTCGACCACCGCGAAGGCCATCCTCGGTCTGCTCCCCGACCACGCGGTGATCGAGTCGGGCGAGATCGAGTTCGAGGGGCGGGACCTGCGGTCGCTGACGCCCTCGGAGCGACAGGACCTCCTCTGGGAGGAGATCGCGTTCATCCCCCAGACGGCGATCGACGCGCTCGATCCGGTGATGTCCGTCGGCGCGCAGATCCGACAGGCGATCCAGACCCACCGGGAGATCTCGGAGCGGAACGCCCGCCGCCGCGCGCAGGAACTGTTCGAGACGGTCGGCCTCGACCCCGACCGAGTCGGCGACTACCCGCACCAGTTCTCGGACGGGATGCGCCAGCGAGTCGTAATCGCGATGGCGCTCGCGCTGGAGCCGAAGCTCGTCGTCGCGGACGAGCCCACGACCGGGCTGGACGTCATCGTCCAGGACAAGATCATCGACAACATCCTCCAGATCCAAGCGGAGACCGACAGCTCGCTGCTGTTGATCACCCACGACCTGAGCGTCATCGCGGAGACCTGCGACGAGATGTCGGTGCTGTACGGCGGGACGGTGATGGAGCAGGGTCGCGTCGAGAACCTCCTCCTCAACCCGTCGAACCCCTACACGATGGGGCTGAAGAACGCGTTCCCCGCGCTGGACGACGACGCCGACGGGCTGGTTTCGGTCCCGGGGAGACCGCCGCAGCTGGACGCGAAGCCGACGGGCTGCGTCTTCGAGCCGCGCTGTCCGTTCGCGAGCGAGGAGTGTGAGACGACGACGCCCGACCTCCGCGAGCTCCCCTACCGGAAACAGCGCGTCGCGTGCCACAACGCGGAGCGAGCGGTCCCGATGCGACGGGAGGCCGAGGACGCCGCCACGTGGGGCGGCGCCGCGGAGGGGTCCCGCCCCGACACCGACGACGCCATCCTCGAGGTCGAGGGGTTACGCAAGTGGTACGAGAGCTCGGAGTCGCTCCTCGGCCGGCTCCCCGTCGACGGCGTCTCGCCGACGGTGACCGGGTTCACGAACAGCCTCAGCCGGTGGTACGACCAGCGCGGCGAGATCCTCCGAGACGTGCTCGGCGGGGGCTCGCACATCCGCGCCGTCGACGGGGTCTCCCTGTCGGTCTCGCGCGGCGAGATACTGGGCGTCGTCGGCGAGTCCGGCTGCGGGAAGTCCACGCTCGGACAGACGCTCGCGCTGCTCGAGGAGCCGACGGACGGCGGGTTCACGTTCGACGGGCGGTCGCACGAACACTACCGGGACGGGAACCTCCAGTCGTTCAGACAGAAGCTCCAGATCGTCTTCCAGAACCCCTACGAGTCGCTGAACCCCCGGATGACGGTCGAGACTCTGGTGAAGGAGCCGCTCGCGATCCACGGGTATCGGACCGACGAGCGCGACGCGGCGGTCCGAGAGACGCTCGAACGGGTCGGGATGGCCCCCGCCGAGCGCTACCTAGACAAGTACCCGAACGAGCTCTCCGGCGGCCAGCGCCAGCGGGTCGCCATCGCCCGGGCGCTCGTCATCGACCCCGAGTTCCTCATCTGCGACGAGCCGGCGTCGATGCTCGACGTCTCGCTCCAAGCGGAGGTGCTCAACCTCCTCCGCTCGCTGGCCAACACCGAGGACATCGGCGTGCTGTACATCTCTCACGACCTCGCGAGCCTCACACAGATCGCCGACCGGCTCTCGATCATGTACCTCGGGCGGTTCGCGGAGACGGGGCCGACGGAGCAGATCGTGACCGACCCCAAACACCCGTACACGGAGGCGCTGCTCGCGGCCGTCCCGGAGACGGATCCGCGAGGGAGCCGCGACCGGGTCACCCTCGAGGGCGAACCGGCCGACCCGGAGGGGTCACCGGAGGGATGTCGGTTCGCTCCCCGCTGTCCGAAGGCCACCGAGCGCTGCCGGGAACGGGAGCCCGCACTCGGCGCCTGGGTCGGCGACGACCACTTCGCCGCGTGTTTTCACCCGAGCGAGGAGTCGAGGATCGACGAGCCCGCCCGGGTCGACGAACCGATCGACGTCGACTGACCACCCGAGCGGCGTCGACTAACCACTCGGTCGGCGTCGACTGGTGGCGTTCGGCGCCTCGCCGTGGGGATCACCGGGTCGCCCGGACGAGCAGTTTGAGGTTGGCGAACGACTCGATCGTCCCGTCCTCGCGGGTTATCTCGAAGGTCTCCGCGGCACCGGGGGGCGCTTCCTCGAAGGCGGCGGCGACCCGCTCGCGGCGTTCGGCCGGCGCGTCGACGTTCGCGATCCACTCGTCGAACTCGAGGCGCTTGGTCACGACGCTCGACGTCTCGACGGCGAACCCGGCGTCCTCGAGCCACTCGATCCAGTCTGCGACCGCGTGTGACCGGACGTGCGTCGGGTCCCGGAGCCGCTCGACGGCGTTGAGGAAGTCGTCGAGAGCGTCGTCCGCGGGGGCGACGTTGTCCTCGAAGGCGAAGGTCCCGCCCGGTTCGAGGACGCGCGCGACCTCGTCGACGAACGCGGTCGGCGACGGGAAGTGGTGGGCGGCGATGCGGCAGGTCACCGCGTCGAAGCTCGCGGCGGCGAACGGCAGCCGTTCGGCGTCGCAGACGACGCCCTCGAGACCGGGGAACGCGGCCGTCGCCGTGGTCACCATGGCGGGCGCCGCGTCGGCCGCGACGACCCGGTCGACGCCGGCGTCGAGGAGCGCGCCCGCGGTGTGGCCGGCGCCGGTGGCGACGTCGAGCCCGCGCTCGGCCGACGCGCACCACCCGGCGAGCCGGTCCAGGTCGTCGCCGGCGCGGTGGACGTCGCTGTCGAGGTACTCGGCGGCGCGGTCCCCGAAGCGCGCCGCCGCGGACCGCTTTCGGTCTCTCGACTCTCGCATGTTCCGTCCGTCCGGTCGCCCGGCGAAAGGCGTTCCGGTCGGTTCACTCCCGGGATGTGTCGGTTCACCCTCGAGATGTGTCGGTTCGCCCCTGGGATTTTCGTGGCGGGCGGGCGTGGGGCCGGCATGGTCCGTCGATCGCTGCTGTACTGCCCGGGCGACGACCGAGAGATGATGGAGAAGGCTGTCGAGACGGCTGCCGACGCGGTCATCTTCGACCTCGAAGACGCCGTCGTCCCCGACGCGAAGGCCGAGGCACGGCGAACCGTCCGATCGATGCTCGACTCGCTCGACGACCCGGCGCCCGACGTCACCGTTCGTATCAACCCGTACGGCCGGTCCGGGCCGGAGGACGTGGACGCCGTCGTCGGCGAGGCCGATTCGCCGCCCGACGGCGTCGTGCTGCCGAAGGTGAACGGGGCCGAACCCGTCGAAGCGCTGTTCGAGCGTCTCGGTCGGCTCACGAACGAGCCCGTCGGCATCGTTCCGCTCATCGAGACGGCCGCGGGCGTCGTGGCCGTCGACGAAATCGCGGCGGCGTCCGGCGTCGACGCCGTCGCCTTCGGGGATCAGGACTTCACCGCCGACATCGGAGCGACGGTGACCGACGACAAAACCGAGTCGCTCTACGCGCGACAGCGGGTCGTCGTCGCGGCGGCCGCGGCCGGCGTCGACGCGTTCGACACCGTCTACACCGACATCCGGGACCTCGACGGGCTGCGAGAGCAGGCCGAGTTCGCCGCCGAGATCGGGTTCGACGGGAAACTCGCCGTCCACCCCGACCAGATCCCGGAGATCAACGGCGCGTTCACGCCCGGGGCGGACCAGCTCGAGTGGGCCGAGACGGTGCTCGCCGAACGGGAGCGCGCCGAGGAAGCGGGCGCCGGCGCGTTCACCGTCGATGGACAGATGATCGATCCACCGCTGATCGAGCGCGCGGAGACCGTCATCGAGCGCGCCGAGGCCGCCGGGATCCGCTGATCACCCGACGACGTCGACGGTCGCGTCGTCAGAAGACTTATTCGCCGCTACGGTCGTAAACTAGTGAAATGAACATGGAGTCGCGGTCCCCGACGAACGGTCCGGGTCCGGACGGCCGGGAGGGTCGCCCGTGACCGACCGACCCGCCCCGGACGGCGACCGTCGGACCGTCGGCCGGCGGACCGTCCTCGGCGCGCTCGCGGGCGCCGGGAGCGCCGCGGTCGCCGGCTGCTCCGGCTCGGAGCCGGACGACGCCGCGACGATCGACTTCGAACAGGAGCGGCTCGACGAGCTCGCGGCCCGGTTCGCGCCGACGCTGTACTTCGATTCCGCGGAACCGTGGTTCCCGACCGATCCGCGACCGTACGCGGCCGAGGAGGACGGCGAGACCGTCGTCGACGGGTTCGCGGCGTTCGACGGCTACCACGAGCGGTACGAGGAGGCGGGCGAGCCGCCGAACCCGACGGTGTTCTACAACGGGGTCCGGTACGAGGACTCGCCGCTCGCGGTCGTCCAGTTCTGGTTCTACTCCGCGTTCGACCAGTTCACCGCGAACTTCCACTGGCACGACTGGGAGGTCCTCCACGTGTTCGTCGACCTCGACACGGGCGACCCCCAGCTGTACGTCGCCAGCTCGCACTCCCGGAGCGTCCCGAACAACGAGTTCCTCGACCCCGACCCCGACGTGGTCCCGCGGATCCTCCCCGAGCTCGGCTCGCACTCCAGCACACTCTCGGTCAACGAAGACCCCGATCAGTTCCAGCGCGTCGGCGAGGAGGGGCTGCTCGCGGACATCACGAACACGACGATAGACACCGTCGAGGACCTCCTCGGGGTCCCGATCGCGTACGGGCTCCCCCGTGACGAGGGGATGCGGCTCCCGTTCGTCGTCCCCGAGTACGAGGGCGCGCCGATCTACGAGCACCCCGACCTCCCGTCGGTCACCGAGGGCTCCCTGGTCGACGGGGCGCTGACCGTCCGGTCGCTCGACGCGCTGCGGTCGCCGCCGACCGACCTCCCGCTCCGGGAGACGGGGGTCGCCTTCCGACACGCCGACCGCGAGGACCCGATCGCGGACGAGACCGTCGACGAGGTCGTCGGCTACGAGCTCGTCGAGAGCGCCGAGTTAGAGGATATCGCCGCGTTCACCGGACCGCAGCTCAGCTTCGAGTTCGCCGTCCCGGAGGTCGTCGAGGACGCCGTCGCGAGCCACATCACGACGACGGGCGTCCCGTGGGAGCAGCCCCGCTACGAGAACCCCGCGCTCGACGTCACCGCCGGGAACCACCGCGCGGAGCTCGCCGACCGGTACGAGGCGATCGCCGAGGACGAGTCGTACGGGGCCGAGGCCGCCGGCGCGCTCGACGCCGTCGTCGCCCGCGTCACGACGGCGACCGAGACCGACGAGGCCCCCGACGGCGAGGGGCTGACGACGACCGAGGCGAGCGTCGAGTCGTTCGTCCTGATCGAGAGCGACCCCGAGGCGGTCCCGACGTTCGCCGGCGGGGTCGCCGTCGCGAACGGGGTGCCCGAGGGCGACCACCGCCTCACGGTCAACGGCGCCGGCCAAGCCCCGCACAGCGAGCAGCTGACCGTCGCCGCCGACGAGCCCGTGACGACCGCCGGCGCCGAGGGCGAGATCCCGCTCGTCGCCCGCGAGAACGCGCAGAAGGTGGAGCTGTCGGACGCGGAGAGCGACGCCGACCTGACCCGGACCGCGGTCGAGGACGACTTCGCCGGCCGGATCTACGACTCCGCGATCGACGGGAGCGACGCGGTCTACGTCCACGCCGGCGGCGCCTACACGACCGAGGTCCGCGACGCCGACGACGAGGTCGGCGCGTACCGCGTGAACCCGGACCCGCCGGGGTCGGGGGACGACTCGGACGACGGAGACGACGGCGGGGGGCGCCCGCCGATCCGGATCGAGCGCCCGGAGACCGGGGCGGCCCCGCTCGCCGGCTACGTCGCCGACGTGGCCGAGGAAACCCGCGCCGCGGTCGCGGCCGCGGCGGCGGAAAGCGACGACGGCGACAGCGACGACGATGACGGCGGAACCGGCGGCGGGACGAACGGCGGCTCGGGCGGCGGGAACGACACCGACGGCGGCCCGACGAACGCGATAAACGGCCTCGAACGCGCGCTCGCCGCCGCGGTCGAGGCCGCGAGGAGAGCCGAGGAGCGCGCCCGCGAGGGCGACGGCGAGGGGACGGACCGTCAGCTCGAGAACGTCGCCGACCGGATCGCCCGGATCGAGGAGCGGCTCGCGGCGGCGCGCGAGGGGCTCCCGCCCGGGCTCGCGAACGCGACCGGGAAGCGGATCGAGCAGGCGACGAAACGCGTCGAGCAGGCCCAGAACGCCGGGAAGCTGTAGGCGGGCGACCCGTTTTCTCCTGCCCTGCTCCCGCCCGCGAGCCCGTGTGCCACGGCACACCAGTGGATGGAAAGCTATACGACGCCGACCCGACCACGAGTATATAAGCAGATGTCTCAGGAGGGTTACGACCACAGCGCGGTCGAGAATCGGTGGCAGGAGGCGTGGGACGACGCCTCCGTGTATCACACGCCGGACGAGGCCGACGACCCGACGTACGTGCTGGGGATGTACCCGTACCCGTCGGGCAAGCTCCACATGGGCCACGTCCGCAACTACACCATCACGGACGCGTACGCCCGGTATCGCCGGATGCGCGGCGACGACGTGCTCCACCCGATGGGGTGGGACGCGTTCGGGCTCCCCGCCGAGAACGCCGCGAAGGAGCGCGACACCAACCCCCGCGACTGGACGTTCGACTGCATCGACACGATGAAAGGGCAGATGCGGTCGATGGGGTTCGGCTACGACTGGGACCGCGAGATCACCACCTGCACGCCGGAGTACTACAAGTGGAACCAGTGGCTGTTCAGCCGCTTCGCCGACGCCGACCTCGTGGAGCGGCGCGACGCCGAGGTGAACTGGTGTCCCTCCTGCGAGACCGTCCTCGCCGACGAGCAGGTCGAGGGCGACGCCGAGCTGTGCTGGCGCTGTGACACGCCCGTCGAGGCCCGCGAGCTGGACCAGTGGTTCCTGGAGATCACCGAGTACGCCGACGAGCTGCTGGAGGCCATCGACGACCTGGAGGGGTGGCCCAACTCGGTGCGCCAGATGCAGCGGAACTGGATCGGCCGC is drawn from Halorubrum sp. CBA1229 and contains these coding sequences:
- a CDS encoding acetate--CoA ligase family protein, with product MSGDDASVVKSSADATPAVPDLDPLFDPESVAVVGASPDSFYSGNLVNNLLDYGFDGDLYPVNPNREEVWGRRCYDRVADVPETVDLAVVSVPREYVVDVVAAAGERGVPVALVLSAGFSEADDEGAELEARLAATAADAGIRVVGPNCIGVMNSRGATLTSTCSREPEPGRIGLVSQSGALAFTTFFERAADRDLHFSHIVSTGNEADLTLTDYVAYLAERETVDVVCTYVEGIDEPERFMRVAERAVRNGTPVLTVKVGRSDLAEAATLSHTGSLTGRDDAWDAAFDQTGVQRVPDVPDLLSRASAHAAYGTPDGDRVCVASTSGGLASLLADMAAERGLSLPAIDGETERTLLGIEELLTYGGFNNPADIRGYGAEVLPEIADAVLADDAFDVYVFAIGLPGVDERAETIAADLEAIAAEADDPVYVLWTGRKEPDDPTATPPYARLRESVPVYEDPGRCLDAVASTAEYAADRDRLADRPSRAALASALEAQGGVDAPDSELPRGRVLTWRETEPLLDAYDVPVVETRVATDADEAVAAARDIGFPVVCKVDSPALPHRTDAGAVELGLDSAAAVREAYDDVTDAALARVDAADVAGVLVQPMAGDGVEAILGVASGDVFDSLVTVGPGGVLVEALDETATLVPPFSRADARRAVEATALADLLTDRRGDAPLSVDAVVDLLVNVGNLAASVDAVAELDLNPVVVTPDGPLAVDALVRTSE
- a CDS encoding mandelate racemase/muconate lactonizing enzyme family protein, giving the protein MEIRTVEAIPLRRELDERFANAQKWISSREYCLVRVETADGAVGWGECWGPIAGTREVIDERIAALLRGRDAAAVESIHEDLVFDLRSAYHSTVPAGAVSGVDLALWDLRGKAAGASVATLLGGARRDAVPAYATGHFWPPVDEFDELEAAVVAEAESHVDAGFDALKLKIGTERHFGWGPDADVELVRAVREAVGDDVALMADANHAYDLPAARRVANGLAELDVRFFEEPLPPERIEAYARLNRDAEVPIAGGECWAFAPDFRRAVNAGAADVLQPDVTSAGGLTSARRAAEIADAAGLATYPHVFGSAVALAASLQLLATLPGSPRLEFDRTPNPIREALAVGPIRNEGTEVPVPDGPGLGVEIDPETLAEFRVD
- a CDS encoding MFS transporter, with translation MDRSALGRLGRFDAVVLTSTLWFLGKFVRFAFPPLFERIAGVYEISAAGLGTLFSGLLFVYAVLQFPSGLLADRFGSVIVLASGSALAAVGALALAVDAPFAVLVAGMLIIGAGTGTLKTVGVRLLSRAYPDRTGRTLGVFDTFGSLGGVAAPAAVVAFAGLPGVFGAGWRTTFLASGVAWILVTAAFVVRVPTRISETDGGGATSGGGDVPVREYAALFRNPRFSAFVAVTVLFSFAFNAAFAFLPLYLTREAGLEPTTANLLFSALFAVSLVQLLTGELSDRTGELPMIAFTLGLAATGLGSVILLTDLGDPVLLGAAIVCLGLGSHGYRPVRSAYLMSVFPASVAGGGLGAVRTLLMIAGASSPALVGYLSETAGFKPAFWLLTATLAVAAGISVVLWLFE
- a CDS encoding ABC transporter ATP-binding protein, with the translated sequence MTLLDVDDLTVRYEAQDGTLHSVTGVSFTIDDGVNYALSGESASGKSTTAKAILGLLPDHAVIESGEIEFEGRDLRSLTPSERQDLLWEEIAFIPQTAIDALDPVMSVGAQIRQAIQTHREISERNARRRAQELFETVGLDPDRVGDYPHQFSDGMRQRVVIAMALALEPKLVVADEPTTGLDVIVQDKIIDNILQIQAETDSSLLLITHDLSVIAETCDEMSVLYGGTVMEQGRVENLLLNPSNPYTMGLKNAFPALDDDADGLVSVPGRPPQLDAKPTGCVFEPRCPFASEECETTTPDLRELPYRKQRVACHNAERAVPMRREAEDAATWGGAAEGSRPDTDDAILEVEGLRKWYESSESLLGRLPVDGVSPTVTGFTNSLSRWYDQRGEILRDVLGGGSHIRAVDGVSLSVSRGEILGVVGESGCGKSTLGQTLALLEEPTDGGFTFDGRSHEHYRDGNLQSFRQKLQIVFQNPYESLNPRMTVETLVKEPLAIHGYRTDERDAAVRETLERVGMAPAERYLDKYPNELSGGQRQRVAIARALVIDPEFLICDEPASMLDVSLQAEVLNLLRSLANTEDIGVLYISHDLASLTQIADRLSIMYLGRFAETGPTEQIVTDPKHPYTEALLAAVPETDPRGSRDRVTLEGEPADPEGSPEGCRFAPRCPKATERCREREPALGAWVGDDHFAACFHPSEESRIDEPARVDEPIDVD
- a CDS encoding class I SAM-dependent methyltransferase encodes the protein MRESRDRKRSAAARFGDRAAEYLDSDVHRAGDDLDRLAGWCASAERGLDVATGAGHTAGALLDAGVDRVVAADAAPAMVTTATAAFPGLEGVVCDAERLPFAAASFDAVTCRIAAHHFPSPTAFVDEVARVLEPGGTFAFEDNVAPADDALDDFLNAVERLRDPTHVRSHAVADWIEWLEDAGFAVETSSVVTKRLEFDEWIANVDAPAERRERVAAAFEEAPPGAAETFEITREDGTIESFANLKLLVRATR
- a CDS encoding CoA ester lyase, coding for MVRRSLLYCPGDDREMMEKAVETAADAVIFDLEDAVVPDAKAEARRTVRSMLDSLDDPAPDVTVRINPYGRSGPEDVDAVVGEADSPPDGVVLPKVNGAEPVEALFERLGRLTNEPVGIVPLIETAAGVVAVDEIAAASGVDAVAFGDQDFTADIGATVTDDKTESLYARQRVVVAAAAAGVDAFDTVYTDIRDLDGLREQAEFAAEIGFDGKLAVHPDQIPEINGAFTPGADQLEWAETVLAERERAEEAGAGAFTVDGQMIDPPLIERAETVIERAEAAGIR